The genomic DNA CAAACTCACCAGAAGTCGGGAAAGTTGAAGAATTAATCGAGGCCATTAATGTGACAGGCGAAGAATTGAAAATTTCTTTTAGTGCCAAATACATGATGGACGCATTAAAAGCAATTGATGGACAGGACGTAACAATCCAATTCACAGGACCAATGCGACCTTTCATCTTAAAATCGGTTGATGATGATTCAATATTACAGCTGATTTTACCTGTAAGAACATACTAAAATGGTTAAAGGATAGTCACTAAATTGACTATCCTTTTTACTTACTGTCGAAAGTCGGCTAAAATAGAGAGATACACTAAATTACGAGAGGTTGAGGTCGAATGGAAACCCTGACAATTGATACTGAGTTCATAACACTCGGCCAGCTGTTGAAAATGACAGATATTATTAGTTCTGGCGGAATGGCTAAATGGTTCCTAGAAGAGCACACTGTTCATGTTAACGGTGAAGAGGAAAACCGCCGTGGTAAAAAACTCCGTCATGGAGATGTGATTACAATTCCTGATTTCGGGAGTTTTAAAATACATGACATATTAAACGGACAACCGGATGTATATTGAACGGCTTGCGCTAAAAGATTACCGGAATTATGCAGCACTCGATTTGTCATTTTCGCCACACATCAATGTACTCATCGGCGAAAATGCACAAGGTAAAACGAACGTCATGGAAGCAATTTATGTACTTTCAATGGCTAAATCTCATCGAACATCCAATGATCGTGAATTAATACGTTGGGAACAAGATTATGGTAAAATAGAAGGGGATATACAACGGAAATATGGACGACTTCCGTTAGAACTAACCATTTCAAAGAAAGGGAAAAAAGCGCGGGTTAATCACCTTGAGCAAAATCGCCTTAGCCTTTATATTGGTCAGTTAAACGTTGTAATGTTTGCCCCAGAAGATTTGAATCTTGTAAAGGGTAGTCCGCAGGTAAGAAGACGATTTCTAGATATGGAAATCGGACAAATTTCTCCGACATACCTTCATGAGCTGTTAACCTTTCAAAAGGTCCTCAAACAACGCAACGCAATTTTGAAACAGAATCGTGGTAAATTGGATTTACATGATGTCATGTTTGATGTTTATACAGAGCAGTATATTCAAGTCGCTGTACAAATTATTCGTAAACGATTTTATTTCATGGAACTTCTGCAAAAATGGGCAGAACCTATTCATGAAGGGATTTCACGTGGAATTGAATCACTTAAAATCGCCTATGCGACGCTAAAAGAGCTTGATTCGGGACAGACTGTGGAACAGATGGAATCTATATTTGGCCAAAGACTGCTCGAAGTAAGACGGCGTGAATTAGAACGTGGGATGACTTTGGTTGGACCACATCGAGATGACCTGCACTTTTTCGTCAATGGATATGATATTCAGACGTATGGTTCACAGGGACAGCAGCGGACAACGGCGCTGTCCCTTAAACTTGCAGAAATTGAGCTCGTAAAACAAGAAGTCGGGGAACCTCCCGTACTCCTACTCGATGATGTATTGTCCGAACTGGATGATTATCGTCAATCACATCTGTTAAACACTATTCAGGGGCAGGTACAGACGTTTGTTACAACAACGAACGTCGCGGGAATTGATCATGATACGATACGCCAGGCAGACATATTCGAGGTAACTGCAGGAGCGGTAGTAAAGAAAGAGGGATAATTATCTCTTTTGATTGTATAGATGTTAGACGTTCAGAAAGGAAAGGTGAACAGTTTGGCAATGGAAGAAAAAGATATGCAGACAGCTTATGATGCGAATCAGATCCAGGTACTTGAAGGGTTGGAGGCTGTCCGTAAACGTCCAGGTATGTATATCGGGACGACTAGTTCAAGGGGGCTTCACCATCTTGTATGGGAAATTGTTGATAATAGTATTGACGAAGCACTCGCAGGCCATTGCGATCATATCGAGGTAACGATTGAAAAAGATAACTGGATACGCGTTGATGATAACGGCCGGGGAATTCCGGTCGGTATTCAAGAATCAACAGGTAGACCAGCTGTCGAAGTAATCATGACTGTACTCCACGCTGGTGGAAAGTTTGGCGGCGGCGGTTATAAAGTATCTGGCGGATTACACGGAGTAGGAGCATCTGTTGTAAACGCTTTGTCTGAAGCAACAGAGGTTTATGTTAAACGTGATGGGAAAATTCATTACATCAAGTTTGAACGCGGTGATGTAGTAGAAGAACTAAGCGTAGTTGGCGATACTGACGAAAACGGAACGAGAATACGTTTCAAAGCGGACCCAGAAATTTTTACAGAAACAACTGTATATGAATATGACATCCTCGCACACCGGTTGCGTGAGCTTGCTTATTTAAATCGTGGCCTTCGTATCTCCATTACAGACGAGCGTGGCGAGGAGAATCGGATTGACACTTACTACTACGAAGGTGGTATTAAGTCTTACGTTGAACATTTAAATAAAAACAAAGAACCAATTCATGAAGAACCGATTTTTATTGAAGGTGAAAGAGACGGGATTTCGATTGAAATTGCGATGCAATATAACGGTGGTTATGCAGAGAATCTATTTTCATTTGCCAATAATATCAATACCTATGAAGGTGGTACGCATGAGTCAGGCTTTAAAACAGCATTAACACGCGTTATTAACGATTATGCTCGAAAAAATGGAGCGATAAAAGAATCGGATCCGAACTTGTCGGGGGATGACGTTCGTGAAGGATTGACCGCTATCATCTCGATTAAGCACCCGAATCCGCAGTTTGAAGGCCAGACGAAAACAAAACTTGGGAACTCCGAAGTAAGTACGATTACAAACTCGTTATTTTCAGAAGGATTCCAACGTTTTTTGCTTGAAAGTCCAACGACTGCACGTCAAATCATTGATAAAAGCCTCATGGCGGCACGTGCACGTATTGCTGCTAAAAATGCACGCGAGTTAACACGTCGAAAATCTGCACTAGAAGTATCCAGTTTGCCTGGGAAGTTGTCGGATTGTTCGTCACGTGATCCAGCTATCAGTGAACTATACATCGTTGAGGGTGACTCGGCGGGTGGTTCAGCGAAAAGTGGGCGGGATCGTCATTTCCAAGCGATACTTCCACTACGTGGTAAAATCTTAAATGTCGAAAAAGCTCGACTCGATAGGATTTTGGGGAATGCGGAGATTCGTATGATGATTACAGCACTTGGGACAGGTATCGGGGAAGAATTCGATTTGTCGAAAGCCCGTTATCATAAGCTCGTTATTATGACGGATGCGGATGTCGACGGTGCACATATTCGTACGCTACTGTTAACTTTCTTCTTCCGTTTCATGCGTCCGCTTATTGAAGCAGGCTATGTGTATATTGCTCAGCCTCCGCTTTATCGCGTTAAGCAAGGGAAAACGGAAGAATATTGCTATAAGGAAGAAGAACTTGAAGAAATTATAAGTAGGATGTCACCTACACCAAAACCTGTTATTACGCGTTATAAAGGTCTTGGGGAGATGGATGCGACACAATTATGGGATACAACAATGGATCCGGAGCAACGTACGTTGTTGCAAGTCCATCTTGAAGATGCATTTGATGCAGATTTAACGTTCGAGCAACTCATGGGAGATGAGGTTGAACCTCGACGCAAATTTATCGAAGAAAATGCAATGTATGTGAAGAATTTAGATACTTGAGGAACGTTGAGCTGAAAGGAGTCTAACAACATGGCAGATATGCCGAAACGTGGTGTCCAAGGCATCAACATTAGTAAAGAAATGAAGACTTCATTCCTTGATTATGCAATGAGTGTCATCGTTTCTCGTGCGCTTCCAGATGTAAGGGATGGTTTGAAGCCGGTTCACCGTCGTATTTTGTACGCAATGCAGGATCTCGGAAATACTGCGGACAAACCGCATAAGAAATCCGCACGTATCGTAGGGGACGTCATCGGTAAGTATCACCCGCATGGTGACAGTGCTGTTTACGACACAATGGTACGGATGGCACAGGATTTCAACTACCGTTATATGCTTGTAGATGGTCACGGGAATTTCGGTTCCGTTGATGGCGACGGAGCAGCTGCAATGCGATACACAGAATCGCGTATGTCCCGTATCGCAATGGAACTACTACGTGATATCAATAAAGACACAATCGATTACCAAGATAACTATGATGGACAGGAAAGAGAACCGGTTGTTTTACCAAGCCGTTATCCGAACCTACTCGTAAACGGGACATCAGGAATCGCGGTCGGAATGGCTACAAATATTCCACCGCATCATCTAGGAGAAACCATTGATGCTGTATTGGCATTGGCGGATAACCCTGCCGTTACGACAGAAGAATTGATGGACATTGTACCTGGCCCTGATTTCCCTACAGGCGGGATTATTCTTGGGCGTAGTGGAATTAGAAGAGCCTACGAGACTGGAAAAGGTTCTGTTATTATTCGCGGTAAGGTTGAGATTGAACAAAAGTCGAACGGTCGAGAAACGATTATTGTGAGTGAGTTGCCGTATCAAGTAAATAAGGCACGACTCATTGAAAAGATTGCAGAACTTGTGCGTGACAAAAAAATCGATGGTATCAGTTATTTAGCTGACGAATCGGACCGTACAGGAATGCGTATCGTTATTGACGTTCGTCGAGATGCCAATGCTAACGTGCTGTTAAACAATTTGTACAAGCAGACCGCATTGCAATCGAGTTTTGGGATTAACATGCTTGCGCTTGTTGATGGCCAACCAAAAATTCTTGCATTGAAAGAAATTTTGTATCATTACCTTGAACACCAAAAAGTGGTCATTCGTAGGCGTACACAGTACGATCTGAAAAAAGCAGAAGACCGTGCACATATTTTAGAAGGCTTGCGTATCGCACTTGATCATATCGATCAAATCATTACCCTTATTCGTGCATCAAAAACGACGGATGAAGCAAAAACAGGTTTAATCGAACAATTCAACTTATCTGAGCGTCAAGCACAGGCAATTCTCGACATGCGTCTCCAACGTTTGACAGGACTCGAGCGTGACAAAATTGAAGCGGAATATCAAGAGCTTCAGCTTCTGATTGCTGAACTTCGTGCGATTCTTGCAGATGAAGAGAAGTTACTCGACATTATTCGTGAGGAATTGCTTGAGGTGAAGACACGTTTTGAAGACAAACGGAGAACTGAGATCACTTCAGGCGGTGCCGAAATGATTGAGGATGAAGACTTAATCCCTGTTGAGAACTCAGTGTTGACTGTTACACATAACGGTTACATTAAGCGTCTACCTGCGAGTACATACCGCAGCCAACGTCGTGGCGGTCGTGGAATTCAAGGTATGGGGACGAATGACGATGACTTTGTTGAACATCTGTTGAATACGTCCACGCATGATACAATTCTATTCTTCACAAGCAAAGGGAGAGTATTCCGCACGAAAGGCTATCAAGTACCTGAATTTAGCCGGACTGCCAAAGGATTACCGATCATTAACTTATTAGGCGTAGACAAAGACGAGAAAGTAACGGCTATGATTCCAGTGGCGGAATTTGAGGAAGACAAATACTTATTCTTCGCTACACGGGATGGTATTGTGAAACGTACGCCTATCAAAGACTTTGCTAATATCCGTTCAAATGGTTTGATTGCACTGACGTTACGGGGCGATGACGAACTTATCGAAGTCAAAATGACGAACGGTGATAATAATATCGTCATCGGAACCAAAGACGGCATGTTGATCAAATTCAATGAACAAGATATACGTTCAATGAGTCGTATAGCGGGCGGAGTCCGTGGTATACGGTTACGTGAAGGCGATATTGCAATTGGTATGGATACAGTACACGAAGGCGACGAAATTCTTGTCGTAACTGAGAAAGGCTTCGGAAAGCGAACTTCTGAAGAAGAATACCGTATTCAAACTCGTGGTGGTTATGGTTTGAAAACATTGCATGTGACAGATCGGAATGGGTTACTCGTTGCGATGAAGACTGTAAATGGTACAGAAGACCTTATGTTGATTACGATTCATGGTATTTTAATCCGCATGGATATTGATGATATCTCAATCATTGGGCGAAGTACGCAAGGGGTCCGTCTGATCCGTCTTGGGGATGATGAATTAGTTGCTACTGTCGCTAAAGTTGCAAAGGACGAAGAAGTCGAAGAATTTATGGATAGTGAAGGAACGACAACAACACTACCTAACGAAGAACAAGAACTAGACGAATGAATATAAGTGGAGTTATTGGAGTAGCGAAGTTGCTATTCCGATGACTCCTTTTTATTTATCGTGTATTTCAAATAGTTAGCGTATGATAGAAAGTACTAGAGGCTGAAAGTAGGGAATAATGATGACGGAAATGTATATAAAAGTAAGTGATTTGCGCCCAGGTATCACTTTAAAAGAAGATGTATTTGCCAATACTAACTATCCTATTATTCGAAAAGATACCGAACTTTCATCTGAACACTTTGAGGTTTTATATGCTTTCGGCGTAAGGACAGTAAAAGTAGAGGAACGAGTTGTCGTCAAAAAGGAAGACTTACATGTTATTGATACAGAAAGCCCTGTAGATCCAAATGCTGTTTTAGCATCGATTCCTATGGAAGAGGCGGATTTGCAAGTGCGTTATCAAAAGGCAGTTCAAAACTACAAAAAAGAATTTAGTAGCTGGCAAGCAGGGACACGTCCAGACATAGCAACAGTTCGAGGCATTGTCATTCCACTTATCGAGACATTCATGGAGCAAAAAGAAGTATTGAAGGTTCTTAATAACTTTTCAAATACAAAAGATTATATTTATCATCACTCCATTGCTGTTGGCTTGTTGGCATCTGCGATTAGCGAACAGATGGGTTTCCCGAAAGGGCAGACATTGCAAATTGGACTTGCTGGTACTCTAGCTGATTGTGGAATGGCTAAAATTAGTTTGAAGCTTACAGAAAAAGCTGCCTTCTTGACGAAGGAAGAATTTAATGAAGTGAAAAAACATACCATCTATAGTTACCAGATGATTCAAGACACTCCTCTACTACGTACAGAAATGAAGCTAGCTATCTTCCAACATCACGAGCGCATAGATGGTAGTGGTTATCCACGTGGCAATAAGGCGGAGGAGATTTCAATCTTTTCACAAATACTCGCGGTCGCCGATGTTTTTCATGCGATGACGTCTGAGCGCGTTCACCGATCAAAAGAATCTCCATATAAGGTAATTGAAATGATTAAAGAAGAGAAGTTTGGCAAGTTCGACATAAAAGTTGTCCAAGCACTACATGATTTAGTAGATAATCTTTCAATTGGCATGAAGGTCGAGCTAACGAATGGTGTGGCTGGGGAGATTATGTTCATTCATCGTGATACGAGGCTGCGCCCGATTATAAAAAGACTCGGTGATGGTACTCTAATTGATTTAGCAATCAACCGCGATCTTGCGATAGAGAGAATCTTATAATGTAAGAGCATCTGATAGATAGCTGCTAAACGACAGTGCTTAAACAGCTATTGTTTAGCAGTTTTTGTTTAGAATCTATATGGATTAAAACTTTTATTGAAAATAGTATTGCATTCAATAAACTATGATGGTATAGTAATAAACGTTGCACTTCTGATAGAAAGAAACAACGAAAAAGAAATTGAAATTAGTTGTTGACATGAAGGACGTAACTTGATATGATATAAAGGTTGCTTCTGAGATAAGCAGCAACGACATGAACCTTGAAAACTGAACAGCAAAACGTCAATGAAATAAAGCAAAGGTGCTTCGGCACTGGAGCCAAACGTTTCCCAAAAGGAAACACAAACGAATCTTCGGATTCAAATTTGACATCTTAATTGATGCCAGCAAGAAATGAGCAATCATTTTCTTCTATTATGGAGAGTTTGATCCTGGCTCAGGACGAACGCTGGCGGCGTGCCTAATACATGCAAGTCGAGCGGACGGAAGGGAGCTTGCTCCCTGAAGTTAGCGGCGGACGGGTGAGTAACACGTGGGCAACCTGCCCTGCAGATGGGGATAACTCCGGGAAACCGGGGCTAATACCGAATAATCAGTTTGTCCGCATGGACAAACTCTGAAAGACGGTTTCGGCTGTCACTGCAGGATGGGCCCGCGGCGCATTAGCTAGTTGGTGGGGTAATGGCCTACCAAGGCGACGATGCGTAGCCGACCTGAGAGGGTGATCGGCCACACTGGGACTGAGACACGGCCCAGACTCCTACGGGAGGCAGCAGTAGGGAATCTTCCACAATGGACGAAAGTCTGATGGAGCAACGCCGCGTGAGTGAAGAAGGTTTTCGGATCGTAAAGCTCTGTTGTAAGGGAAGAACACGTACGAGAGTAACTGCTCGTACCTTGACGGTACCTTATTAGAAAGCCACGGCTAACTACGTGCCAGCAGCCGCGGTAATACGTAGGTGGCAAGCGTTGTCCGGAATTATTGGGCGTAAAGCGCGCGCAGGCGGTCCTTTAAGTCTGATGTGAAAGCCCACGGCTCAACCGTGGAGGGTCATTGGAAACTGGGGGACTTGAGTACAGAAGAGGAAAGCGGAATTCCACGTGTAGCGGTGAAATGCGTAGAGATGTGGAGGAACACCAGTGGCGAAGGCGGCTTTCTGGTCTGTAACTGACGCTGAGGCGCGAAAGCGTGGGGAGCAAACAGGATTAGATACCCTGGTAGTCCACGCCGTAAACGATGAGTGCTAAGTGTTAGGGGGTTTCCGCCCCTTAGTGCTGCAGCTAACGCATTAAGCACTCCGCCTGGGGAGTACGGCCGCAAGGCTGAAACTCAAAGGAATTGACGGGGACCCGCACAAGCGGTGGAGCATGTGGTTTAATTCGAAGCAACGCGAAGAACCTTACCAGGTCTTGACATCCCGCTGCCCGGTGTAGAGATATGCCTTTCCCTTCGGGGACAGCGGTGACAGGTGGTGCATGGTTGTCGTCAGCTCGTGTCGTGAGATGTTGGGTTAAGTCCCGCAACGAGCGCAACCCTTGATCTTAGTTGCCAGCATTCAGTTGGGCACTCTAAGGTGACTGCCGGTGACAAACCGGAGGAAGGTGGGGATGACGTCAAATCATCATGCCCCTTATGACCTGGGCTACACACGTGCTACAATGGATGATACAGAGGGTTGCCAACCCGCGAGGGGGAGCTAATCCCATAAAATCATTCCCAGTTCGGATTGGAGGCTGCAACTCGCCTCCATGAAGCCGGAATCGCTAGTAATCGTGGATCAGCATGCCACGGTGAATACGTTCCCGGGTCTTGTACACACCGCCCGTCACACCACGAGAGTTTGTAACACCCGAAGTCGGTGGGGTAACCCTTACGGGAGCCAGCCGCCGAAGGTGGGACAGATGATTGGGGTGAAGTCGTAACAAGGTAGCCGTATCGGAAGGTGCGGCTGGATCACCTCCTTTCTAAGGATTATTTCG from Sporosarcina sp. FSL K6-1522 includes the following:
- the yaaA gene encoding S4 domain-containing protein YaaA, whose protein sequence is METLTIDTEFITLGQLLKMTDIISSGGMAKWFLEEHTVHVNGEEENRRGKKLRHGDVITIPDFGSFKIHDILNGQPDVY
- the gyrB gene encoding DNA topoisomerase (ATP-hydrolyzing) subunit B, with translation MEEKDMQTAYDANQIQVLEGLEAVRKRPGMYIGTTSSRGLHHLVWEIVDNSIDEALAGHCDHIEVTIEKDNWIRVDDNGRGIPVGIQESTGRPAVEVIMTVLHAGGKFGGGGYKVSGGLHGVGASVVNALSEATEVYVKRDGKIHYIKFERGDVVEELSVVGDTDENGTRIRFKADPEIFTETTVYEYDILAHRLRELAYLNRGLRISITDERGEENRIDTYYYEGGIKSYVEHLNKNKEPIHEEPIFIEGERDGISIEIAMQYNGGYAENLFSFANNINTYEGGTHESGFKTALTRVINDYARKNGAIKESDPNLSGDDVREGLTAIISIKHPNPQFEGQTKTKLGNSEVSTITNSLFSEGFQRFLLESPTTARQIIDKSLMAARARIAAKNARELTRRKSALEVSSLPGKLSDCSSRDPAISELYIVEGDSAGGSAKSGRDRHFQAILPLRGKILNVEKARLDRILGNAEIRMMITALGTGIGEEFDLSKARYHKLVIMTDADVDGAHIRTLLLTFFFRFMRPLIEAGYVYIAQPPLYRVKQGKTEEYCYKEEELEEIISRMSPTPKPVITRYKGLGEMDATQLWDTTMDPEQRTLLQVHLEDAFDADLTFEQLMGDEVEPRRKFIEENAMYVKNLDT
- the recF gene encoding DNA replication/repair protein RecF, with the protein product MYIERLALKDYRNYAALDLSFSPHINVLIGENAQGKTNVMEAIYVLSMAKSHRTSNDRELIRWEQDYGKIEGDIQRKYGRLPLELTISKKGKKARVNHLEQNRLSLYIGQLNVVMFAPEDLNLVKGSPQVRRRFLDMEIGQISPTYLHELLTFQKVLKQRNAILKQNRGKLDLHDVMFDVYTEQYIQVAVQIIRKRFYFMELLQKWAEPIHEGISRGIESLKIAYATLKELDSGQTVEQMESIFGQRLLEVRRRELERGMTLVGPHRDDLHFFVNGYDIQTYGSQGQQRTTALSLKLAEIELVKQEVGEPPVLLLDDVLSELDDYRQSHLLNTIQGQVQTFVTTTNVAGIDHDTIRQADIFEVTAGAVVKKEG
- a CDS encoding HD-GYP domain-containing protein, which gives rise to MTEMYIKVSDLRPGITLKEDVFANTNYPIIRKDTELSSEHFEVLYAFGVRTVKVEERVVVKKEDLHVIDTESPVDPNAVLASIPMEEADLQVRYQKAVQNYKKEFSSWQAGTRPDIATVRGIVIPLIETFMEQKEVLKVLNNFSNTKDYIYHHSIAVGLLASAISEQMGFPKGQTLQIGLAGTLADCGMAKISLKLTEKAAFLTKEEFNEVKKHTIYSYQMIQDTPLLRTEMKLAIFQHHERIDGSGYPRGNKAEEISIFSQILAVADVFHAMTSERVHRSKESPYKVIEMIKEEKFGKFDIKVVQALHDLVDNLSIGMKVELTNGVAGEIMFIHRDTRLRPIIKRLGDGTLIDLAINRDLAIERIL
- the gyrA gene encoding DNA gyrase subunit A; protein product: MADMPKRGVQGINISKEMKTSFLDYAMSVIVSRALPDVRDGLKPVHRRILYAMQDLGNTADKPHKKSARIVGDVIGKYHPHGDSAVYDTMVRMAQDFNYRYMLVDGHGNFGSVDGDGAAAMRYTESRMSRIAMELLRDINKDTIDYQDNYDGQEREPVVLPSRYPNLLVNGTSGIAVGMATNIPPHHLGETIDAVLALADNPAVTTEELMDIVPGPDFPTGGIILGRSGIRRAYETGKGSVIIRGKVEIEQKSNGRETIIVSELPYQVNKARLIEKIAELVRDKKIDGISYLADESDRTGMRIVIDVRRDANANVLLNNLYKQTALQSSFGINMLALVDGQPKILALKEILYHYLEHQKVVIRRRTQYDLKKAEDRAHILEGLRIALDHIDQIITLIRASKTTDEAKTGLIEQFNLSERQAQAILDMRLQRLTGLERDKIEAEYQELQLLIAELRAILADEEKLLDIIREELLEVKTRFEDKRRTEITSGGAEMIEDEDLIPVENSVLTVTHNGYIKRLPASTYRSQRRGGRGIQGMGTNDDDFVEHLLNTSTHDTILFFTSKGRVFRTKGYQVPEFSRTAKGLPIINLLGVDKDEKVTAMIPVAEFEEDKYLFFATRDGIVKRTPIKDFANIRSNGLIALTLRGDDELIEVKMTNGDNNIVIGTKDGMLIKFNEQDIRSMSRIAGGVRGIRLREGDIAIGMDTVHEGDEILVVTEKGFGKRTSEEEYRIQTRGGYGLKTLHVTDRNGLLVAMKTVNGTEDLMLITIHGILIRMDIDDISIIGRSTQGVRLIRLGDDELVATVAKVAKDEEVEEFMDSEGTTTTLPNEEQELDE